In the Clostridium beijerinckii genome, one interval contains:
- a CDS encoding PTS mannitol transporter subunit IICB, whose translation METNKSSLKGSVQRLGSFLSGMVLPNIGAFIAWGLITALFIPTGWIPNEYFGKMVGPMLSYLLPLLIGYTGGKMVYGQRGAVVGAIATTGVVIGASIPMFLGAMIMGPFGGFVIKKVDQFLEGKVPTGFEMLVNNFSSGIFGGIVALIGYTCIEPVVTAFSNTLGSLATIVTNMGLLPLIDIFIEPAKVLFLNNAINHGILSPLGIQQAQEVGKSIFFLLEANPGPGLGILLAYTFYGKGNAKQSAPGAIIIHFLGGIHEIYFPYILMKPALILAAIAGGICADLTFVLTHAGLAAPASPGSIFAVLAMTPKGSYASVLAGVAVGAIVSFLVGSIILKASKDNGEQDIDEAQAKMKDMKAESKGAKASETAANVSKADVKLIVFACDAGMGSSAMGESILKKALKDAGITDVGVKHSSVDSIPQEADVVFTQENLVERARKSAKTANIITVKNFLDRSKYDEFINTLK comes from the coding sequence ATGGAAACTAACAAATCGTCTCTTAAAGGAAGCGTGCAAAGATTAGGTAGTTTTTTAAGCGGTATGGTATTACCTAACATTGGTGCATTTATTGCTTGGGGTTTAATTACAGCTTTATTCATTCCAACAGGATGGATTCCAAATGAATATTTCGGTAAAATGGTAGGCCCTATGTTAAGTTACTTATTACCATTACTTATTGGATATACAGGTGGTAAGATGGTATATGGTCAAAGAGGAGCAGTAGTTGGTGCAATAGCAACAACAGGAGTTGTAATTGGTGCTTCTATCCCAATGTTCTTAGGAGCAATGATCATGGGACCATTCGGTGGATTTGTAATTAAAAAAGTTGACCAATTCCTAGAAGGAAAAGTTCCAACAGGTTTTGAAATGCTTGTTAATAACTTCTCATCTGGAATTTTTGGAGGAATCGTAGCACTTATAGGTTATACTTGTATTGAACCAGTAGTTACAGCTTTTTCAAACACATTAGGAAGTTTAGCTACTATAGTTACAAATATGGGACTTTTACCTCTAATAGATATATTCATTGAACCAGCTAAAGTATTATTCCTAAATAATGCAATTAATCATGGAATATTATCTCCACTTGGAATACAACAAGCACAAGAAGTTGGTAAATCAATATTCTTCTTACTTGAAGCAAATCCAGGTCCAGGTCTTGGTATACTTTTAGCTTACACTTTCTATGGTAAAGGAAATGCAAAACAATCAGCTCCAGGAGCTATAATAATTCACTTTCTTGGAGGAATACATGAAATATATTTCCCTTACATTTTAATGAAACCAGCATTAATATTAGCAGCAATAGCTGGTGGAATATGTGCAGATTTAACTTTTGTATTAACTCATGCTGGACTTGCAGCACCAGCTTCACCAGGTAGTATATTTGCAGTACTTGCGATGACACCAAAAGGTAGTTATGCATCTGTTTTAGCAGGAGTTGCTGTAGGTGCAATTGTATCGTTCTTAGTTGGTTCAATAATTCTTAAGGCATCAAAAGATAATGGAGAACAAGACATTGATGAAGCTCAAGCTAAGATGAAAGATATGAAAGCAGAAAGTAAAGGCGCAAAAGCTTCAGAAACTGCGGCTAATGTATCAAAAGCTGATGTTAAATTAATAGTTTTTGCTTGTGATGCAGGTATGGGATCTTCTGCAATGGGAGAATCTATTCTTAAAAAAGCATTAAAAGATGCTGGAATTACTGATGTTGGAGTTAAGCATTCATCAGTTGATAGCATTCCACAAGAAGCAGATGTTGTATTTACTCAAGAAAACTTAGTTGAAAGAGCAAGAAAATCAGCTAAAACTGCTAATATAATTACAGTTAAAAACTTCTTAGATCGTTCTAAGTATGATGAGTTTATTAACACATTAAAATAA
- a CDS encoding MarR family winged helix-turn-helix transcriptional regulator, with protein MEKENLFKVADSLINFLWIIQSNIFKVQDISKIFQSLHENNKQCCSDFSIPPSHARVIFYLFHSNSSPISQIADNIGISKSNMTPIIDNLINYELVNRYPDPNDKRILRVELTPKAYDLLNSLRNAICSSFAEKISSLSDDEVITLDDSIINLINILKKLK; from the coding sequence ATGGAAAAAGAAAATTTATTTAAAGTTGCAGATTCCTTAATTAACTTTTTATGGATTATTCAAAGTAATATATTCAAAGTACAAGATATATCTAAAATTTTTCAATCATTACATGAAAATAATAAACAATGCTGCTCCGATTTTTCTATTCCTCCTTCACACGCCAGAGTTATATTCTATCTTTTTCACAGTAATTCATCTCCTATTTCTCAAATAGCAGATAATATAGGTATATCAAAATCTAATATGACTCCAATTATAGACAACCTTATTAATTATGAATTAGTTAATAGATATCCAGATCCTAATGATAAAAGGATTCTTAGAGTTGAACTAACACCAAAAGCTTATGATTTACTGAATTCTCTTCGTAATGCCATCTGTAGCTCTTTCGCTGAAAAAATTTCTTCTCTTTCTGATGATGAAGTAATTACGTTAGATGATTCCATAATAAACCTTATAAATATATTAAAAAAATTAAAATAA